A portion of the Intestinibacillus sp. Marseille-P6563 genome contains these proteins:
- the rplL gene encoding 50S ribosomal protein L7/L12, which produces MTVAEIMEAVKGLKVLELAELVKALEEEFGVSAMPVAVAGAAGGAAAPAAEEKTEFDVELTDAGASKINVIKVVRAITGLGLKEAKEKVDGAPSIIKEAASKEDAESIKAQLEEAGAKVTLK; this is translated from the coding sequence ATGACTGTTGCTGAGATTATGGAAGCCGTAAAGGGCCTGAAGGTTCTGGAACTGGCTGAGCTGGTTAAGGCTCTGGAAGAAGAATTTGGCGTATCGGCTATGCCGGTTGCTGTTGCAGGTGCTGCTGGCGGCGCTGCTGCTCCGGCTGCTGAAGAGAAGACCGAGTTTGACGTTGAGCTGACCGACGCTGGCGCTTCGAAGATCAACGTAATCAAGGTTGTTCGTGCTATCACTGGCCTGGGCCTGAAGGAAGCTAAGGAGAAGGTTGACGGCGCTCCGTCCATCATCAAGGAAGCTGCTTCCAAGGAAGATGCAGAGTCCATCAAGGCTCAGCTGGAAGAGGCTGGCGCAAAGGTAACCCTGAAGTAA
- the rplJ gene encoding 50S ribosomal protein L10, translated as MPNAKVLEEKKALVASLVEKIKNSPAGVLVDYKGINVEDDTKLRRELREAGVEYAVIKNTMIRFAAKELGFDLFDEHLNGTTALAISMNDDVVSAAKILNDYAKKHDNFKIKAGYLEGEAIPASEVLKLAEMPSREGLIAQVLYGFNFPITQLVITLDNIAKKTEDGEALVSTLVAPKEAAAEEAAAE; from the coding sequence ATGCCGAATGCAAAGGTTCTGGAAGAAAAGAAGGCTCTGGTCGCTTCTTTGGTAGAGAAGATCAAGAATTCCCCGGCGGGCGTTCTGGTCGATTATAAGGGCATCAACGTTGAAGATGACACCAAGCTCCGTCGTGAGCTGCGTGAAGCTGGCGTTGAATACGCAGTTATCAAGAACACCATGATCCGTTTTGCTGCAAAGGAACTCGGTTTCGACCTGTTCGACGAGCACCTGAACGGCACCACTGCTCTGGCGATCAGCATGAACGACGACGTTGTTTCTGCTGCGAAGATCCTCAACGATTACGCCAAGAAGCATGACAACTTCAAGATCAAGGCTGGCTACCTGGAAGGCGAGGCTATCCCCGCTTCCGAGGTTCTGAAGCTTGCCGAGATGCCGAGCCGCGAGGGCCTCATCGCGCAGGTTCTGTACGGCTTCAACTTCCCGATTACTCAGCTCGTTATTACGCTTGACAACATCGCAAAGAAGACTGAAGACGGCGAAGCTCTGGTATCCACCCTGGTGGCTCCGAAGGAAGCCGCTGCGGAGGAAGCTGCTGCTGAATAA
- a CDS encoding MBOAT family O-acyltransferase, protein MSFSSCIFIFLFLPALFALYFAIPERFREARNNILLLFSLMFYAWGEPVFVFVMLLSIAVNYVCGRIAVKRPRLGVTLASVIGLGLLVYYKYTGLLLSSANSVFGLSLPVPEIVLPIGISFFTFQGLSYVIDVARGDAPVQKNPLHVALYVSLFPQLIAGPIVRYQTVAAEIVQRHESLDEAAEGVRRFMIGLGKKMLLANTMGQIADRAFGLSAGELTWDIAWLGALAYTFQIYFDFSGYSDMAIGLGRVLGFHFLENFNYPYISRSITEFWRRWHISLSTWFRDYVYIPLGGNRCSKGRWMFNLLAVWVLTGIWHGAAWNFMLWGLYFGVLLLLEKLVLGRLLEHLPQVVRWVYAFVLVVLGWVLFRAESLGQVVWYVQAMFTPVQGLNRLTLYCLHEYSVELLAACIGCIPFATWLRQKEQQKGGILTLGANVWALAVFGLSVVWLISSSFNPFIYFRF, encoded by the coding sequence ATGTCTTTTAGCAGTTGCATCTTCATTTTCCTGTTTTTACCGGCGCTGTTTGCGCTGTATTTTGCCATTCCCGAACGGTTTCGGGAAGCCCGCAATAATATTCTGCTGTTGTTCAGCCTGATGTTTTATGCTTGGGGCGAGCCGGTGTTCGTGTTCGTCATGCTGCTCTCGATTGCCGTCAATTACGTTTGTGGACGGATTGCGGTCAAACGGCCAAGGCTCGGGGTGACCCTCGCCAGTGTGATTGGACTGGGACTGCTCGTCTACTATAAATATACCGGCTTGCTGCTGTCGAGTGCAAACAGTGTGTTTGGCCTATCGCTGCCTGTACCGGAGATCGTGTTGCCCATCGGTATTTCGTTCTTTACCTTCCAGGGCCTCAGTTATGTTATCGATGTAGCGCGTGGGGATGCCCCGGTGCAGAAAAACCCGCTGCATGTGGCGCTGTATGTATCGCTGTTTCCACAGCTGATTGCAGGCCCCATCGTCCGGTATCAGACGGTCGCGGCTGAGATCGTCCAGCGGCATGAATCGCTCGACGAAGCCGCCGAAGGCGTGCGCCGGTTTATGATCGGCCTGGGGAAAAAGATGCTGCTGGCCAACACCATGGGCCAGATTGCCGATCGGGCTTTTGGCCTGTCCGCCGGGGAACTGACCTGGGATATTGCCTGGCTGGGCGCCCTGGCCTACACATTCCAGATCTATTTCGACTTTTCCGGCTATTCGGATATGGCCATTGGTCTGGGCCGGGTGCTGGGCTTTCATTTTCTGGAGAACTTTAATTATCCCTATATTTCGCGGTCGATCACCGAGTTTTGGCGGCGGTGGCATATCTCGCTGTCGACCTGGTTCCGCGACTATGTGTACATTCCGCTGGGCGGCAACCGGTGCAGCAAGGGGCGGTGGATGTTTAATCTGCTCGCCGTCTGGGTGCTGACCGGCATCTGGCATGGCGCTGCCTGGAACTTTATGCTGTGGGGCCTGTACTTCGGTGTTTTGCTGCTGCTGGAAAAGCTGGTGCTGGGGCGACTGCTCGAGCACTTGCCGCAGGTGGTGCGCTGGGTATATGCCTTTGTGCTGGTCGTGCTGGGATGGGTGCTCTTCCGCGCCGAATCGCTTGGGCAGGTGGTCTGGTATGTGCAGGCCATGTTTACCCCCGTCCAGGGCCTGAATCGGCTGACACTGTACTGTCTGCATGAATATAGTGTGGAGCTGCTCGCCGCTTGCATTGGTTGCATCCCGTTTGCCACTTGGCTGCGCCAGAAAGAGCAGCAAAAGGGCGGTATACTGACCTTGGGGGCCAATGTCTGGGCGCTGGCCGTGTTTGGCCTGTCGGTCGTGTGGCTCATCAGTTCGTCCTTTAACCCGTTTATCTATTTCCGCTTTTAA
- the rplA gene encoding 50S ribosomal protein L1 translates to MRKGKKYVESAKQIDRTKLYDPSEALSTVVSTAKAKFDETIELHVKLGVDSRHADQQVRGAIVLPHGTGKQVRVLVFAKGPKADEAVAAGAEYVGAEDMVAKIQNENFFDYDVVIATPDMMGVVGRLGKVLGPKGLMPNPKAGTVSMDVAKAVKESKAGKIEYRLDKTNIIHCPIGKASFGPEKLKDNFDALMGAIIKAKPAAAKGQYVKSCVVASTMGPGIKVSTARMLG, encoded by the coding sequence GTGCGCAAAGGTAAAAAGTATGTAGAGAGCGCAAAGCAGATCGACCGTACCAAGCTGTACGATCCGTCTGAGGCGCTGTCCACCGTTGTTTCTACGGCAAAGGCAAAATTTGATGAAACCATTGAACTGCACGTAAAGCTGGGCGTTGACTCCCGTCACGCTGACCAGCAGGTTCGCGGCGCGATCGTTCTGCCGCACGGTACCGGTAAGCAGGTTCGTGTTCTGGTATTCGCCAAGGGCCCGAAGGCTGACGAAGCGGTTGCTGCTGGTGCAGAATACGTTGGCGCAGAAGATATGGTTGCCAAGATCCAGAACGAGAACTTCTTTGACTATGACGTTGTCATCGCAACCCCGGACATGATGGGCGTTGTTGGCCGTCTGGGTAAGGTTCTGGGCCCGAAGGGCCTGATGCCGAACCCGAAGGCAGGCACGGTTTCGATGGACGTTGCAAAGGCTGTCAAGGAGTCCAAGGCTGGTAAGATCGAATACCGTCTGGATAAGACCAACATCATCCACTGCCCGATCGGTAAGGCTTCCTTTGGCCCGGAAAAGCTGAAGGACAACTTCGACGCGCTGATGGGTGCGATCATCAAGGCAAAGCCGGCGGCTGCAAAGGGCCAGTATGTTAAGTCCTGTGTGGTAGCTTCCACCATGGGCCCTGGCATCAAGGTTAGCACCGCAAGAATGCTTGGTTAA
- the rplK gene encoding 50S ribosomal protein L11, with translation MAQKVVGYIKLQIPAGKATPAPPVGPALGQHGVNIMAFTKEFNERTKNDAGLIIPVVITVYADRSFSFVTKTPPAAVLIKKACKIESGSAVPNKTKVAKISKADVQKIAEMKMPDLNAASVEAAMSMIAGTCRSMGITVEE, from the coding sequence ATGGCACAGAAAGTAGTAGGCTACATTAAGCTCCAGATTCCTGCGGGCAAGGCAACTCCGGCACCCCCGGTTGGTCCTGCGCTGGGCCAGCATGGCGTAAACATCATGGCCTTCACCAAGGAATTCAACGAGCGCACCAAGAACGACGCCGGCCTGATCATCCCGGTTGTCATCACGGTTTACGCGGACCGTTCCTTCAGCTTCGTTACCAAGACCCCTCCGGCAGCTGTTCTGATCAAGAAGGCTTGCAAGATCGAGTCTGGTTCTGCGGTTCCGAACAAGACCAAGGTCGCAAAGATCTCCAAGGCCGACGTTCAGAAGATCGCAGAGATGAAGATGCCCGACCTCAACGCTGCTTCGGTCGAAGCTGCAATGAGCATGATCGCCGGCACCTGCCGTTCGATGGGTATCACCGTAGAGGAGTAA
- a CDS encoding TrkH family potassium uptake protein, whose translation MKSLQDRMTPTKIIVLGYLSIILVGAILLSLPIACQQRIYTPFLDALFTATSATCVTGLIVYDTATYWSLFGQVIILMLIQIGGLGFITMAMALATLSKRRIGLKSRFVMQESIAAPQMGGIIRLARFVFTITVCVELCGAVLLSIRFVPLFGFAKGIWYGIFHAISAFCNAGFDLMGTYSGPFTSLTAFTDDAVVNLTIMALIVFGGLGFFVWENLWMNRRDKRHFSLQTKIVLLTTAVLIFVPAAFLLFFQNGQMQEGLSRPVQGLAALFQSVTTRTAGFNTVGLSDLVSTSQLLMVMLMLIGGSPGSTAGGMKTTTAVVLMLCLRSTLRREDELQCFGRRIDQSVLKNAVTIATSYVGLTLIGTMALCHFDHVPLMSSLFETASAIATVGLTLGITPNLSGASHMILIVLMFFGRVGCLTMLYAIVEGQSHSLSRMPLEKIAVG comes from the coding sequence ATGAAATCTCTGCAGGACCGGATGACCCCAACCAAGATCATTGTATTGGGTTACCTGTCCATTATCTTGGTGGGCGCCATATTGCTGTCACTGCCGATTGCATGCCAGCAGCGCATTTATACACCGTTTTTGGATGCGTTGTTCACCGCGACCTCGGCAACCTGCGTCACCGGACTGATCGTTTATGATACGGCGACATACTGGTCTCTGTTTGGACAAGTGATCATTTTGATGCTGATCCAGATTGGCGGACTGGGATTTATCACCATGGCCATGGCGCTGGCCACCTTATCCAAGCGCCGTATCGGTCTAAAATCCCGTTTTGTCATGCAGGAATCGATCGCAGCTCCGCAGATGGGCGGTATCATTCGTTTGGCACGGTTTGTTTTTACCATTACGGTCTGTGTTGAGCTTTGCGGCGCTGTGCTGCTGTCCATTCGGTTTGTACCGTTGTTTGGCTTTGCCAAGGGGATTTGGTATGGCATATTCCATGCAATTTCGGCGTTCTGCAATGCTGGATTTGACCTGATGGGCACGTATAGCGGCCCGTTTACCTCCTTGACCGCGTTTACAGACGATGCGGTTGTCAACCTCACAATCATGGCACTGATCGTGTTTGGCGGTCTGGGCTTTTTTGTGTGGGAAAATCTGTGGATGAATCGCCGCGACAAACGGCATTTTTCTTTGCAGACCAAAATCGTCCTGCTCACGACGGCGGTGCTGATTTTTGTGCCGGCAGCGTTCCTGCTGTTTTTCCAAAATGGCCAGATGCAGGAAGGGCTGAGCCGTCCGGTGCAAGGGTTGGCGGCTTTATTCCAATCGGTCACGACGCGAACGGCAGGTTTTAATACCGTGGGGCTGAGCGATCTGGTATCCACAAGCCAACTGTTGATGGTTATGCTGATGCTCATTGGCGGCTCTCCCGGTTCCACGGCTGGCGGTATGAAAACCACCACCGCGGTGGTGCTCATGCTTTGTCTGCGGTCGACCCTCCGGCGAGAGGACGAACTGCAATGCTTTGGGCGCCGAATCGATCAAAGTGTGCTGAAAAATGCGGTGACCATTGCAACCAGCTATGTTGGTCTGACGCTGATTGGAACCATGGCATTGTGCCATTTTGATCATGTGCCGCTCATGTCTTCGCTGTTTGAAACCGCTTCGGCCATTGCAACCGTAGGGTTGACGCTGGGAATTACCCCGAATCTGAGCGGAGCTTCTCATATGATTCTGATTGTTTTGATGTTCTTTGGCCGTGTCGGCTGTCTGACGATGCTTTATGCGATTGTCGAAGGGCAGTCCCATTCGCTGTCTCGAATGCCGCTGGAAAAGATCGCCGTGGGTTAA
- the rpmG gene encoding 50S ribosomal protein L33, with protein MRVRVTLACTECKQRNYNTMKNKKNDPDRLEMNKYCRFCKKHTLHRETK; from the coding sequence ATGCGCGTTAGAGTAACGCTCGCCTGCACAGAGTGCAAGCAAAGAAACTACAACACGATGAAAAACAAGAAGAATGATCCCGATCGTCTCGAGATGAACAAGTATTGCCGTTTCTGTAAGAAGCATACATTGCATCGCGAGACCAAGTGA
- the secE gene encoding preprotein translocase subunit SecE, translated as MAEQEKNTPAEKKQADKPAKVKKPSIFARMGKWFHELKGECKKIVWPTRKQTVNNTVVVLATCVIIGVFIWVLDAVFQLGISALVG; from the coding sequence ATGGCAGAGCAGGAAAAAAACACTCCGGCTGAGAAGAAGCAAGCTGACAAGCCTGCAAAGGTGAAAAAGCCTTCGATCTTCGCAAGAATGGGCAAGTGGTTCCATGAGCTCAAGGGCGAATGCAAGAAGATCGTGTGGCCGACCCGCAAGCAGACCGTCAACAACACGGTAGTCGTTCTGGCAACCTGTGTGATCATTGGCGTGTTTATCTGGGTGCTGGATGCCGTCTTCCAGTTGGGCATTTCCGCCCTGGTCGGCTGA
- the nusG gene encoding transcription termination/antitermination protein NusG has translation MSDAAKWYVVHTYSGYENKVASSIEKAVENRKLHDLITAVNIPVERVTEVKDGKTREVERKLFPGYVLVKMVMTDESWYLVRNTRGCTGFVGPNSNKPLPLSDEEVAKMGVEKREIEINYALGDSVRVIDGPLSGFIGVVDELEPDKNKVRVVVSMFGRETPVELELDQVETLDE, from the coding sequence ATGTCAGACGCCGCAAAATGGTATGTGGTCCACACATACTCCGGCTACGAAAACAAAGTAGCTTCTTCGATTGAAAAAGCGGTGGAAAACCGCAAACTCCACGACCTCATCACCGCCGTGAATATCCCGGTGGAACGTGTCACCGAAGTCAAGGACGGCAAGACCCGTGAAGTCGAGCGCAAGCTTTTCCCGGGTTATGTGCTGGTCAAGATGGTGATGACCGACGAGAGCTGGTATCTGGTACGCAATACACGCGGCTGCACCGGCTTTGTGGGTCCGAACTCCAACAAACCGCTGCCGCTTTCCGATGAGGAAGTGGCCAAGATGGGTGTGGAGAAACGCGAAATTGAGATCAACTATGCGCTCGGCGACAGCGTGCGCGTCATCGACGGGCCGCTTTCCGGCTTTATCGGTGTTGTCGACGAACTCGAACCGGACAAGAACAAGGTGCGCGTAGTCGTATCCATGTTCGGACGCGAGACCCCGGTCGAACTCGAACTCGACCAGGTCGAGACCCTGGACGAATAA
- the ruvX gene encoding Holliday junction resolvase RuvX, producing the protein MKILGLDYGDARTGLSVSDPTGMLAGSPSVIHEWNRDKLLDKLCDYIAQNQIDEIVLGHPKNMDGSAGERAQKCEALAEDLRARTGLPVVLWDERRTTVAAHQILHASGKKAKKHRQTVDAVAASLILQGYLDFKRMRG; encoded by the coding sequence ATGAAGATTCTGGGCCTGGACTACGGCGACGCGCGCACCGGTCTTTCGGTCTCCGACCCCACCGGCATGCTGGCCGGCTCGCCTTCGGTCATCCACGAATGGAACCGGGACAAACTGCTCGACAAACTCTGCGATTACATCGCCCAGAACCAGATCGACGAGATCGTGCTGGGCCACCCGAAGAACATGGACGGTTCGGCGGGCGAACGCGCCCAAAAATGCGAAGCCCTAGCCGAAGACCTACGGGCGCGCACCGGTCTGCCGGTCGTCCTGTGGGACGAGCGCCGCACGACGGTCGCCGCCCATCAGATCCTGCACGCCAGCGGCAAAAAGGCCAAAAAACACCGCCAGACCGTGGATGCGGTGGCGGCGTCGCTC
- a CDS encoding prolyl-tRNA synthetase associated domain-containing protein, whose product MHIDPQRYHGRPAETRQPREEAAYALLERAGVPFDRMDHSETATIEDCHAVEQYLDTTVCKNLFLCNRQKTKFYLLILPGDKVFHTKDLSAQIGSARLSFAPGDKMEELIGTTPGSASVLSLVFDHDHQVQLLIDREVLDAEYFACHPCINTSSLQFLTRDLVDKVLPALGVTPTYVTL is encoded by the coding sequence ATGCACATCGACCCCCAACGCTATCATGGCCGTCCGGCCGAAACACGTCAGCCCCGGGAAGAGGCTGCCTATGCTCTTTTGGAGCGCGCAGGCGTCCCCTTTGACCGGATGGACCACAGCGAAACCGCAACCATTGAAGATTGCCATGCCGTCGAACAATACTTAGATACGACGGTGTGTAAAAATTTATTCCTGTGCAACCGGCAAAAAACCAAATTCTATCTGCTGATTCTGCCCGGTGACAAAGTTTTTCACACCAAAGACCTTTCGGCACAGATTGGCTCTGCCCGGCTTTCCTTTGCGCCCGGCGATAAGATGGAAGAGCTCATCGGTACTACGCCTGGTTCGGCCAGTGTCCTGAGTCTGGTGTTTGACCACGACCATCAGGTGCAGCTGCTCATCGACCGCGAGGTACTGGACGCCGAATATTTCGCCTGCCATCCCTGCATTAACACTTCGTCGCTGCAATTTCTGACCCGCGATCTGGTGGACAAGGTCCTCCCTGCCCTGGGTGTCACACCGACGTATGTCACCCTCTGA
- a CDS encoding dsDNA nuclease domain-containing protein, which produces MGVFPCGLFYLQEGGKHLGVVDVYSKIPFDLSGSMSKNRFRQELCWGISKMFDLFDKEDFCVVFDYKCDIEIHFNDSVEFYQIKTHKIQSPYKFSDLKRHKEGPSIIAKLFVLKDASAPETPIRCALVSNAFLQIGKVAISDKEFFSFDELDEISQTTVRAALSEELSRENVDLTNLYYIYTPMNLLAPQNDIIGKITGSFERIKGCEPVKPNALYRLILDTVTEKACYELSSQDYSELIKCKGITKAELNNMLNHHMDKTDNSVSLIQDYIEQKQVTIGEKRKLKQSLAKIVEAECKSLELQAKQQTLFEYIDTISTDVSFEEMTEIILSRYSTTFPIEYSQTDIYVFILLVIKRWECGLNG; this is translated from the coding sequence GTGGGTGTATTCCCATGCGGCCTTTTCTATTTACAAGAGGGGGGAAAGCATCTTGGGGTAGTTGATGTTTATTCCAAAATTCCATTTGACCTTTCAGGCTCAATGAGTAAGAATAGATTTCGTCAAGAGCTTTGTTGGGGTATAAGTAAAATGTTTGACCTCTTTGATAAAGAGGATTTTTGCGTTGTGTTTGATTACAAGTGCGATATTGAAATCCATTTCAATGACTCCGTCGAATTTTATCAAATTAAAACACATAAAATCCAGTCCCCCTATAAGTTTTCAGACCTAAAGCGGCATAAAGAAGGACCGAGCATAATAGCTAAACTCTTCGTTCTAAAAGACGCTTCAGCACCCGAAACTCCAATTCGATGTGCTCTTGTTTCAAATGCTTTTCTTCAAATAGGTAAGGTAGCAATATCCGACAAAGAGTTTTTTTCGTTTGATGAACTGGATGAAATAAGCCAAACGACTGTACGAGCTGCACTATCTGAGGAGCTGTCTCGAGAAAATGTAGATTTAACGAACTTGTACTATATTTACACTCCAATGAATCTTTTGGCACCACAAAATGATATTATCGGAAAAATAACCGGGAGTTTTGAGAGAATCAAGGGCTGTGAACCAGTGAAGCCTAATGCACTATACCGGCTAATTCTTGATACTGTTACTGAAAAGGCGTGTTATGAACTAAGCTCTCAGGATTATTCTGAACTAATCAAATGCAAGGGTATTACAAAAGCCGAGTTAAACAATATGCTCAATCATCATATGGACAAAACTGATAATTCAGTTTCCCTTATTCAAGATTACATTGAACAGAAACAGGTTACTATTGGTGAAAAACGAAAACTGAAACAATCTTTAGCAAAAATCGTTGAAGCAGAGTGCAAATCACTTGAATTACAAGCAAAACAGCAAACTTTATTTGAGTATATAGATACTATTTCGACGGATGTATCCTTTGAGGAGATGACTGAAATAATTTTGTCTCGTTACTCTACTACATTCCCGATAGAGTACAGTCAAACGGACATATATGTTTTTATATTATTGGTTATTAAGAGGTGGGAGTGTGGTCTAAATGGGTAA